GCGGGGACCTTGGGATCCACCAGGGCGCGGGCCACCTGGAAATGCCGGTCCACGGCCTCCCGCGCCAGGAACAGATGCATGATCTCGGTGGACCCTTCGAAGATCCGGTTGATCCGGCCGTCCCGCAGGACCCGCTCCACGCCGATCGGCGGCTCCCCGCGGGCCGCGAGCGAGGCCTCGGTCTCGTATCCCCTTCCCCCGCGGATCTGCATGGCGTCGTCCACGACGCTCCAGCCCCATTCGGTGCCGAACTCCTTCGCCGCCGCGGCTTCCATCCGGATGTCGTACCCCTTACGGGCGGAGAGGCGCGCGGCCAGGTCCGTGACGGCTTCCACGGCGAACGTCGTGGCGGCCATGTTCGCGAGCTTCTGCGCGATCGCCTCGTGCTTCCCGACGGGGCGTCCCCACTGCACGCGCTCGCTGCTCCAGGCGCGGCAGATCTCCAGCATCTTCTTCGCGACGCCCACGACGCAGGCGGGCAGGGCGAGGCGCCCGGTGTTCAGCGTCGCCAGCGCGATCTTCAGCCCCTCCCCTTCCCGGCCGATCAGGTTCTCCTTGGGAACCTTCACGTCGGTGAAGCGGAGCACGCCGTTCGCGAGCGCACGCAGCCCCATGAAGCGGCACCGCGGCCCGACGCGGACGCCCGGCGAGTCCGTCTCCACGACGACGGCGCTGATCGCCCCATCGGAGGGGCTCCGCCCCATGACCACGACGAGTTCGGCAAGGGTCGCGTTGGTGCACCACAGCTTCTCTCCGTTCAGGAGATAATGGTCGCCGCGGTCTTCGAGCGTCGTCGACAGGCGGGCCGGGTCGGATCCGACGTCCGGCTCGGTGAGGGCGAACGCGCTGACGGCCCCCCGCGCGACGCGCGGCAGAAACCTGCGCTTCTGCTCCTCGGTGCCGAACTCCTTGAGCGGCTGGGGAACGCCGATCGACTGGTGGGCGCTGAGCAGGGCGGCGAGGTTCCCGCAGGTCCCCCCGAGCAGCTTCATCGCCTCGCAGTACTCGGGCTGGGTCAGCCCCAGCCCGCCGTATTCGACGGGGATCTTCATCCCGAAGGCGCCCAGCTCCCGCAGTCCGTTGAGTACGCGGGCGGGGTACTCCCCCGATGCGTCGATCGCGGCGGGATCCACCTCCCTGCGAAGAAACTCCTTCAGCCGCCCGTGGAAATCGGCGAATTCGGGCCGTTCGGGCGACTCCGGAAACGGATGGATCAGGTCGAGCCGGAAATTGCCGAGGAACAGCTCCTTGAGGAAGCCGGGCTCCCGGAGGTCGGCCTGGCGCGATGCCTCCACGACCTCCATCGCCTTCTCCTCGCCGACGGTTCGCCGCTCGTCGTGTTTCATCGCGATGGCCTCCCGGCAGGGAATTTCGTCTCCCTACCTTCATTTATACCGGGAAAACGCCCCGAATCGCCGCCGGACGAAAAAGCATCGATATCGATATTCCATAGGTGGAACCCCCACCCAAAATCGGAGGTGTCGTAATGAAGGAGCGTATCGGTTCCCGGAGGCGGTCCGTGCGGATTCTCGTCCCATCCCTCTTCCTGGCGGTCCTGGTCCTGTCTCCCGTCATCGCCCTTTCCGGGGAAGACGGTCCCCCGAAGGATTTCCGGTCCTGGGTGCACAGCAAGTCCACCGTCGTGGCGGACAAGGCCAACCCTCTCCACGGGTTCCACAACCAGTACGTGAACAAGACGGCCCTCGCGACGCTGAAGAAGGGGAGCGAGTACAGGGACGGCGCGATCTTCGTCGATTCGGTGAACGCGGTCGAGGAGAAGAACGGGATCTATTTCCCCGGGGCGAAGGCCAAGGTGCTCGTAATGAAAAAGAGCGGGAAGGCGAAATCGACGGGCGGCTGGGTCTTCCAGGCGTTCGATCCGGCCGGCAAGCCGCTGAAGATCGATCCGGTCAAGGACTGCTTCGAATGCCACATGAACGGCGCGAAGGAATCCGGCTTCGTGTTCCACAAGTACACGGAATAGGCGCTTCCGCCAGGCCCGCCCCCCCTCCGAAAGGGGCCGCCGAACCGGTAGGCGGCCCTTTTTTCGCTAAATATTTCACGCAAATGACCGATGAATAAAACGGTATTGCACGGCCTGCACCTCATGGAGGGGAAATCGCGCGTGGACAAGGACCACCGGGCCGCGATCCTGAGAGAACAGC
This sequence is a window from Thermodesulfobacteriota bacterium. Protein-coding genes within it:
- a CDS encoding acyl-CoA dehydrogenase family protein; this encodes MKHDERRTVGEEKAMEVVEASRQADLREPGFLKELFLGNFRLDLIHPFPESPERPEFADFHGRLKEFLRREVDPAAIDASGEYPARVLNGLRELGAFGMKIPVEYGGLGLTQPEYCEAMKLLGGTCGNLAALLSAHQSIGVPQPLKEFGTEEQKRRFLPRVARGAVSAFALTEPDVGSDPARLSTTLEDRGDHYLLNGEKLWCTNATLAELVVVMGRSPSDGAISAVVVETDSPGVRVGPRCRFMGLRALANGVLRFTDVKVPKENLIGREGEGLKIALATLNTGRLALPACVVGVAKKMLEICRAWSSERVQWGRPVGKHEAIAQKLANMAATTFAVEAVTDLAARLSARKGYDIRMEAAAAKEFGTEWGWSVVDDAMQIRGGRGYETEASLAARGEPPIGVERVLRDGRINRIFEGSTEIMHLFLAREAVDRHFQVARALVDPKVPAGEKWIALPRIAAFYAAWYPSRFIGWACWPKYVEFGRLAPHLRFAERASRRLSRAIFYGMLLHRAGLARKQAFLRRIVKAGIDLFAVGAVVCRAHRMGVDGSRNHREAVELADLFCRAARRRVEGCFRELWRNDDARTYRVAMNVLEGRHSWLE
- a CDS encoding cytochrome P460 family protein, which translates into the protein MKERIGSRRRSVRILVPSLFLAVLVLSPVIALSGEDGPPKDFRSWVHSKSTVVADKANPLHGFHNQYVNKTALATLKKGSEYRDGAIFVDSVNAVEEKNGIYFPGAKAKVLVMKKSGKAKSTGGWVFQAFDPAGKPLKIDPVKDCFECHMNGAKESGFVFHKYTE